In Capsicum annuum cultivar UCD-10X-F1 unplaced genomic scaffold, UCD10Xv1.1 ctg3258, whole genome shotgun sequence, one DNA window encodes the following:
- the LOC124891233 gene encoding probable disease resistance protein At4g27220: MHDVVRDVARWIASTFGDEHTSVFQAGIGLTETMSLLLQGNEPLEKIPRELFLAFPALRVLNLSETSIREVPSSINSLCQLRALILQSCFKLTELPPVANLHNLQVFDCDNSRLRCLPQGMENLTNLRLLNMLAPDLKSISKGFSLKFPSIEMLNMSRSCLGATSFDEISSLHNLTYLSIRVDSSSCFNRDYSWMTRVKGFLIEVGETLTYGPYNKSIRAIKVHKCEIFSNGELSGMLQFASDLHLEYCGGLRKLIGCNRSNGLKLLKLRSCSCSFGPVEGGSGKFDPLPNLEHLDLHLADNLKSVSDFGQYLGLTFSKLRQLNISHCATGRVISHCASLTCLFNDGGICSVPKHLEEIMINNCFQLVELYVQCSSSDQATLVNSEIPRVRKLYLYNAPQLGTLGEPQSMLVPNGH, from the exons ATGCATGATGTGGTTCGTGATGTTGCTAGATGGATAGCTAGTACCTTTGGGGATGAACACACTTCTGTTTTTCAAGCTGGAATTGGGTTGACTGAG ACAATGTCTTTACTTTTGCAAGGCAATGAACCCCTTGAGAAAATACCCCGCGAATTATTTTTGGCATTTCCAGCTCTAAGAGTTCTGAATCTGAGTGAAACTAGTATTAGAGAAGTGCCTTCTTCCATCAATAGTTTATGTCAACTACGTGCTCTAATACTACAAAGTTGCTTTAAGTTGACAGAGTTACCACCTGTTGCTAATCTTCACAATTTGCAAGTGTTCGATTGTGATAATTCAAGGTTACGTTGTCTGCCGCAAGGAATGGAAAATTTAACAAATCTGAGGCTATTAAATATGCTTGCTCCTGATTTGAAGAGCATCAGCAAGGGATTTTCCCTCAAATTTCCTAGCATTGAAATGTTAAATATGTCGCGTAGCTGTCTTGGAGCGACCTCTTTTGATGAGATATCATCTCTACACAATCTGACTTATCTTTCTATTAGAGTCGATAGCTCATCATGTTTCAATAGAGATTACAGCTGGATGACTAGAGTGAAAGGATTTCTCATTGAAGTTGGGGAAACTTTAACTTATGGGCCATACAACAAGTCAATAAGGGCGATAAAAGTCCACAAGTGTGAAATTTTCAGTAATGGAGAGCTCTCAGGCATGTTGCAGTTTGCTTCAGATTTGCACTTGGAATATTGCGGGGGTCTCAGGAAGTTGATTGGATGCAACCGTTCCAATGGATTGAAATTACTAAAATTACGGAGTTGTTCTTGTTCTTTTGGACCAGTGGAAGGAGGAAGTGGGAAATTTGACCCTTTGCCAAATCTAGAACATCTCGACCTCCATTTGGCAGATAATTTAAAGAGTGTTTCTGATTTCGGTCAATATTTGGGTCTAACATTTTCTAAATTACGCCAACTTAATATCTCTCATTGTGCAA CTGGTAGAGTTATATCTCATTGTGCAAGTTTAACATGTCTTTTCAACGATGGTGGAATTTGTTCTGTACCCAAGCACTTGGAAGAAATTATGATTAACAATTGCTTTCAGCTGGTAGAGTTGTATGTGCAATGCAGCTCAAGTGATCAGGCAACACTTGTCAACTCAGAAATTCCAAGAGTTCGGAAGTTATACTTGTACAACGCTCCCCAACTAGGAACGTTGGGGGAGCCACAGAGtatgttggttccaaatggccactga
- the LOC124891242 gene encoding putative late blight resistance protein homolog R1B-13, translating into MKIIPIELEVMHICYANLKASPSVEVGRFIKQLLETSPDILREYLIHLQEHMVTAITTRTLGARNIHVMIEFLLIILTVTKGLIHHDKLFDLLARVGALIKEVSTLVPDLEEKSRNEESTDETRRATRDLLEETIELVKDDLKYVYMKAPDPCQWCFPMSDGPLFMHMLQIHLNDLLDSNAYSISLIKEEIELVKEHLEFIRSFFVNVEQRLYKDLWARVLDVAYEAKDVIDSIIVRDNGLLHLIFSLSITIKMIILINEDVTQLLEKKSLIVVNSPMNPDERKSLTTGKIIVGFEEETNWLITKLTRGPKDLDVVSITGMPGSGKTTLAYKVYTDESVCSHFDIRAWCRVDQEYDEKKLQVKIFNQVSGSDWKFSKEIDVADKLRKQLYGKRYLIVLDEVWDTTTWDDLTRPFPEVEKEGRIILTTRQKEVAFHGKGNTDPLNLRLLRLEESWELLEKRAFGNNCCPAELLDVGKQIVQNCKGLPLVVDLIAGVIASLDKKRVVWLEVRNNLNSFIFGSEVGVMKVIELSYDHLPHHLKPCFLYLASYPKDSAMDRDMLKMYWRAEGFVEQIGMKSVDEVMEIYLDNLISGSLVIAFNEIGGYPTYQLHDLVHDFCLIKAREEKLFGQISSSDPSSSSDMMQRIVDIFYDKEHFEDNYFILFSSKMKRHSGKHLYSLEITGDEMEDRLSDACHLRDLRLLRVLILGSSFMMVKDSLLNEMGMLNHLRCLSIGTEVRSLPSSFSNLWNLETLMVENKGSTLFLLPSIWDLVKLRLLSMISCSFFDLDTNVPIQITKDSKLENLRVLENLMLSYSKDIEDIFIRFPNLQELVFILKESWDYSTKHYWFPKLDFLTKLDFLRVDFESSNTNDSGPSVVKNWSCYFHLPLNLKKLWLYNFPLTSNSLSTVARLPNLEVLFLMRTIMQGDERNMGEEDTFENLKFLYLDEVTLATWKVGENTFPILGKFELRGCHMLEEIPPSFGDICSLKIIKLEESPQLGVSAKKIKQYVEDLGGDELQVLGPNNMPLFK; encoded by the coding sequence ATGAAGATTATTCCAATTGAACTGGAGGTGATGCACATATGTTATGCAAATTTAAAAGCTTCACCATCAGTTGAAGTTGGACGCTTTATCAAGCAGCTCTTAGAAACCTCTCCAGACATTCTTAGAGAATATCTGATTCATCTACAAGAGCACATGGTAACAGCTATTACCACAAGGACTCTAGGGGCTCGAAACATTCATGTCATGATAGAGTTCCTATTGATTATTCTTACTGTGACCAAGGGCCTTATTCATCATGACAAATTATTTGATCTTTTGGCACGTGTTGGAGCACTTATCAAGGAGGTATCAACTCTCGTTCCTGACTTGGAAGAAAAATCGAGGAATGAAGAGAGTACCGATGAAACAAGACGTGCAACTCGAGACTTGCTGGAAGAAACCATTGAACTCGTCAAGGATGATCTAAAATATGTTTATATGAAAGCCCCAGACCCATGTCAATGGTGCTTCCCCATGAGTGATGGACCGCTCTTTATGCATATGCTACAGATACACTTAAATGATTTGCTAGATTCCaatgcttattcaatttcattgaTAAAGGAAGAAATTGAGTTGGTGAAAGAACACCTAGAATTCATAAGATCATTCTTCGTGAATGTTGAACAAAGACTGTATAAAGATCTATGGGCACGTGTGTTAGATGTTGCATATGAGGCAAAAGATGTCATTGATTCAATTATCGTAAGAGATAATGGGCTCTTACATCTTATTTTCTCACTTTCCATCACTATAAAAATGATCATCCTTATCAACGAAGATGTCACCCAATTACTGGAGAAAAAGAGCCTCATTGTTGTGAACTCTCCCATGAATCCAGATGAAAGAAAGTCATTGACAACTGGTAAAATAATTGTAGGTTTTGAGGAGGAGACAAACTGGTTAATTACTAAGCTCACCAGAGGACCGAAGGATCTAGATGTCGTTTCAATCACTGGTATGCCCGGTTCGGGAAAAACTACTTTGGCATACAAAGTATACACTGATGAATCAGTTTGTAGTCATTTCGACATTCGTGCATGGTGCAGAGTCGACCAAGAATATGACGAGAAGAAGTTGCAGGTGAAAATTTTTAATCAAGTTTCTGGCTCGGATTGGAAGTTCAGCAAGGAAATTGATGTTGCTGATAAGCTGCGGAAACAATTGTATGGAAAAAGGTACCTAATTGTGCTGGATGAAGTGTGGGATACGACTACATGGGATGATTTAACAAGACCTTTCCCTGAAGTTGAGAAAGAAGGAAGAATTATTTTGACGACTCGACAAAAGGAAGTGGCTTTTCATGGAAAGGGCAACACTGATCCTCTTAACCTACGATTGCTAAGACTAGAAGAAAGTTGGGAGTTATTAGAAAAAAGGGCATTTGGAAACAACTGTTGCCCAGCTGAACTATTGGATGTTGGAAAACAAATAGTCCAAAATTGTAAGGGACTTCCTTTGGTTGTTGATCTGATTGCTGGAGTCATTGcaagtttggacaagaaaaggGTTGTGTGGCTTGAAGTTCGAAATAATTTGAATTCCTTCATTTTCGGCAGTGAAGTGGGTGTGATGAAGGTTATAGAATTAAGTTATGACCATTTACCTCATCACTTGAAGCCATGCTTTCTCTACCTTGCAAGTTATCCGAAGGACAGTGCAATGGATAGAGATATGTTGAAAATGTATTGGCGTGCTGAAGGGTTTGTTGAACAGATAGGGATGAAGAGTGTGGACGAAGTGATGgaaatttatttggataatttaATTTCCGGTAGTTTGGTAATTGCTTTCAATGAGATAGGTGGTTACCCTACTTACCAACTACATGATCTTGTGCATGACTTTTGTTTGATAAAAGCAAGAGAGGAAAAGTTGTTTGGCCAGATAAGTTCAAGTgatccatcttcttcttcagaTATGATGCAACGTATTGTGGACATTTTTTATGATAAGGAGCACTTTGAGGATAACTATTTCATCCTGTTTAGTTCAAAAATGAAAAGGCATTCTGGTAAACACCTCTATTCTTTGGAGATAACTGGAGACGAGATGGAAGATCGTCTTTCTGATGCATGTCACCTAAGAGACTTGAGGCTTCTTAGAGTGTTGATCCTGGGAAGCTCTtttatgatggtgaaagattCTTTGCTGAATGAAATGGGCATGTTGAATCATTTGAGGTGCTTAAGCATTGGGACAGAAGTTAGATCTCTGCCTTCATCGTTCTCAAATCTCTGGAATCTAGAAACCCTGATGGTTGAAAACAAAGGATCAACCTTATTCCTATTACCGAGTATTTGGGATCTTGTAAAGTTGCGACTGCTATCCAtgatttcttgttctttctttgaTTTGGATACAAATGTACCGATACAGATAACAAAGGACTCAAAGTTAGAGAACTTGAGAGTATTAGAGAACCTCATGCTTTCCTATTCCAAAGATATAGAGGATATTTTCATAAGGTTCCCCAATCTTCAAGAGCTTGTATTTATTCTcaaggaatcatgggattattCAACAAAGCACTATTGGTTCCCGAAATTGGATTTCCTAACTAAACTAGATTTCCTCAGAGTAGATTTTGAAAGTTCAAACACAAATGACAGTGGGCCCTCTGTAGTGAAAAATTGGTCGTGCTATTTTCACTTgcctttgaatttgaaaaaattgtGGTTGTATAACTTTCCTTTGACGTCCAATTCACTATCAACAGTAGCAAGACTGCCCAACCTTGAAGTGTTGTTCCTTATGAGAACAATCATGCAAGGGGATGAACGGAACATGGGGGAGGAAGACACCTTTGAGAATCTCAAGTTTTTGTATTTGGATGAAGTGACTCTTGCTACATGGAAAGTAGGAGAGAATACCTTTCCCATACTTGGGAAATTTGAACTGAGGGGATGTCATATGCTTGAGGAGATTCCTCCTAGTTTCGGCGATATTTGTTCGTTGAAAATCATCAAACTTGAAGAGAGCCCTCAACTTGGAGTTTCTGCTAAGAAGATTAAACAATACGTTGAAGATTTGGGAGGGGACGAGCTTCAGGTCCTGGGCCCGAATAATATGCCGTTATTCAAGTAG